The genome window TGACACATGCCAGTCGAGGTTTTGCTGTTTGTACGGAAAATCATCTGAACAAAGTTAATCATCGTTTAGGAGTGATTCTAGAGAGGCCAATAATCACTTCTCCTAATCactttaaatgattttaagtTATTTTATAAAGAAACACATGAGAGGTGTTTATCTCCAGAATCACTTAAAATCACTAAAAGTGATTTTCTCAAAAAGCACTTGGGAGATGTTTTTTCCAGCAAAAATTACTCTATTCTATCATAACTAcgattctttttttgtttttgtttttataaatgttttggtttttatttttattttaaatttgaaagtttttccttctttttttttttttcttttttcaatatttcattttaaaaaacgtAAATGATTTTTCAGAGGTTAATTGGTGTTCAACGTTCTCAAATTTTGTAGGGCACACTGCACGATtaaatgtaatatatatatatatatatatcagtctCGATTTTTTGGACTACATGGGtctaagagatttgtggtcactcactgttggatgtaaattcaacggttcactcactcttgcactcttattaagaaacttttttgaaccgtTAGATTAACATCCAACGATAGGTGACCACAATTTCTTGGACCCCtcgagtccaagagatcggggctgatatgtatatatatatatatatatatatatatatatattatgcaaAATATatagtctaaattattctaaattaatctaatgtATGAAGAGGCATTCGAACTTGGATACATGGGATGCCTTGACCAACGTACATATGCaattgaataatttttaaattgaaatattcaTCCCTAAACCTTACTCACAATGGTGGCATTGGTTCTCTCATCTTTTACCCACTTCAAACATTAGGGATAAactgtgggagcaaatattcCAGCTTACACAAGGTGACATGTGGATAAGAAGAATATCTCATAAGTCAGTAATTGAGCCCATTTATATGGCCAATTAATTgatacaaaaaataagaatttatCTTACATATtagatattatctttatttggGAACGTAATCACCAAttaaaagataatatcattaatttagaatattatcttattttagAGATATTATCATCAATTAGTGATTTGATCATAATCAATATCTACATTTTGGGGAAAGAATATCTTCCTTCCAAATAAGAAGATATTCTTTGACAAACCTTAGATTGCTAGagccctataaatacataccaCATTCAACACATAAGGTAATTCGAAACCTAGCTCTAAAACCTCCGAAGCCTCGCTCTCCCTATTCGTCGGCCACCTCCATTGCAGCCGGCCACTCCCTGTCTCATCTCTCCCACATGGCTAAGTGCCACCACACAAGGCTCCAGCCATCCGGCTCTACCCCTGAGAGAAAACTCTGACCAGTTTAGTTATTGCTGCATCTATTCTAAAATATCcaattgaactaacttaggcatcaaAGGGCGTTTGGCCAACAACCCTCTAATGTGGTCTTTTACTCCTATTTGGTTTAtaggaatcgaggaagagagagaatgaagcTCAAAAGGTAAAGGATCTACATGCGAATATTCTCTCGTGAAAAATTTGGACAAACattttggtgctttcattgagagtaTGAATTGTACTCAACATGTGTTCTTGAATCAAAGGAATCTGTTTCTTCCTATTCATCACTCaaccgaagccttccaaataaccatggttggaagcaaacACACGAGAAACAAGACCGTTGTGACGACGCAATCTGCGACAAATCCAAACCACCAAGGAAAAACTTAAGAAGGTGCCAAGGTCACCAGCCTGATGGATATGATCAACCAACTTGACGCAAGCAGAGGGACTTGACAGGAAGTTCATCTTGAGCATATCAGATACACATGCATCCCATGCAGAGCTAGACTTGTCAAGCTCTAGACCAGCTATTTTCATTTCCGAAGAACCTTTTGCCCGAGTAGATGACTTTCTGGCCTTCTTAGCCGTTGCCATCCTAACTTCCAAAAGAGTCAACGACACCGAATCAGCTCCATGTTTGACTGCTCATGGCTCGACAGTTGGATCGCAATGGTTAGGTGGAGGAGTAGTTTTCCCAGTTTGATCCTCATCCCTTGACCGGTGCAGGCGACTTGAACTTTAGGGAGGAATATCAATATCTCTTTGCCTCTGGGCAGGTGAATTGGTTCGGGAGTGGACTTTTGTACAAGGCAGATTGCAGTTTTTGAGCTTTTCAGTAAGATACTTGAGCGAAATGTCTCGAACATTTCACATTCCACCAATCTTCTTGCTATTCGCATCGACAAAGTGCTTGACCTTGGCAGATGATGAAAGACCTCTTTCGAAGAAGACTTCATCACAGCAAAATGAAGTCTTAGCTTCTTTCTCAGCGGAGAGACATCCCTTGCTTGCGAAGTTGTAACTTCATCTTTAGAGGACTTAGCGTCGACCTTCCTCTTTGATAGGGGTTCGGCCGAGCACTCCTCATGTTTAGTGGACAGATCCTTCAAGTATAGACCAAAATGTTTTCATCTCTCAACATCCTGAGTAGGGGCAGGCAACCAGCTTGTTCCTGATACTTGCTTAATAGCTATCACCATTAGCGAAACCTCGATGGGATGTTCAAGTCCCGATGGACCTTAGCCATGTCCGGCTTGAGATCCAGTCTCTTGCAAATGTCATTCTCTGCGAGAAGAAGACATAATTCAATTAATCACACATCAAAGAATTCAGACAAAATTGAAGTGGACGAACAAAAGAATAACGTACCATTGCAGTAGGTGATGGGAACAAGTGGAACATCGTCGATTTCGCCTTCCCACTATCTGCTGACCCCTAATACATCGGCATGCCATACATGATCTCCTTGGTTAAGACTGTCAAACAACTTGGCTCTACATATACGGACTTGGGCATACTTCTCGTGACGCCTCACTTGGAAGAAGTAGAAGAACTCTCACACTATCAGATCCAGCTTCAAGAAGCAGCTCAGATTCTCAAAGCACATGATTGCCCGGTAGACATTCAGAGTACATTGACTTGGGGCACATTCCATAACGTAGAGCACTTTCATAAGAACTTTGACAAACGGGAACGTGAAGCCcaagaagaaatagaaaggaCAGAATTTGATAATTCTAGCATCTGGATCATTCGGATCCACACAAGGCTCATCGTCGGTCGAAGACTCCACCAGCTTGACGTGCACGTCATCAGGTATTTCAGAAGCATATGTGGCACGCTACTTCTGGAAGTGAGCTTCAAACGTAAGGCGGTGCAGATTAGCTACAACTCTCTTCTTGTGCACTTTGGAACCACCTCATAGGTACAAAGGCACTTGCGAGCTCAGTGATCGACTACCTTCTTCATAATACATGATGACTGGACAATTgcaagacaaaaagaaaattttgcaaTTTAGATTACATGTCAAGTTtacaattaaaaagaaataaagaactagcaacacaaaaagaaaaagcgaAGGAGAATTGGTCTTGTGGCCCAAGCCTCAAGGCAAGCCATGGAGCAGCTTGAGAGGAAGGCCCAAACCTTGGAGCCACAGTAGCGAGGCCATGGTGCAGCCCagtaaggaaaaaaaaaaaaaaagatctgTGCGTCCCAAACTATGCCAAATGGAACAGCTTCTCCGCCCCAGGCAAGGTAAGTAGCAACGAAGCCTAGGCGCTTCCCCATTTCCCTTGGCCGCAACCTATGTTTGTTCCTATGATAGAAAGGCATAGTTCTCCATTGCCTTGAAAACtattgactggtcaacaaaCCAACTTtgtgagcgtgccactgctagcaataaaAAATCCTAGTAGACTTCTTTGAAACAGATAACTTGCGCcacaagttactgatttctaaacaaacaattgtgaatttgggtgaggaatatctcccaagtaagttcttttcctgCTTCaaactggtgaggacttcacaatttatcACAGTATAAAATTtgtagttctggccagaatagaTGATAAGAAACTGGACTGTTTTAGGTAGAACTGCCTTCTACAtaattaaaaagggaaaaatcaactctagaaagacaaaaagacaGCTGGAATTCCATTTCTGCCTGGGTAGAAACTTCTGATCCGAGCTGGACTGAGTATGTCTGTGCTGGACTGAGTTGTTAACAACTTCAACTGCTTAGCTtcagctgtaaatcgataccaaagtttaattttggcagagctttaatctacttCAAGCCTTGGGAGGCTTTTGAGCAGTCAGAATTGCGGCTTCTTCAGTCtgaaggggcagaagtggctggacttAAAGACTTAATAAGCTGGAGCTGcactgtaaaatttgttgaggttttcatatttgtgagAACTGAAACtttgcttgtcttggctttcgCTGAACCAAATTTCTAACGAGAGAATTCttgttttgaatgacttatttaTCTAAGTTTGGACTTTGAAAGTTCTGATCTATAGCTGGCTTCTTTTGTGGCtcaaatgagcttttggttgcttcagtttgtttgaaggttctcagtgatcaagtgatcattttgagtttttgcctttggttgatttttgattgtttgattgatttgttGAAATGAGTATCTTTTGCTCTGTTCACCCTctcttatatttataagaaatgttttacttttaataatgggcggcaaaaattctcaaaagatctctcatttttaaatgcaaaggAAAATGGATTTTATCAATTCTGGCTGACAAGCTCACAACAGCTAGTTCCTAAGGTCAATCACTTCCCTGTTTTCCttgaaaaaaaacctaatcCTTCTTTAATCCCAACTGCTTTTGTAAAAGCTCAAACTGTGAtgtttagtttgattttccatttgaacaactccctgtttTCCTGCTTATCTCCCAAATGCAGTCTGCTTATCCCTTGAAAACAATGCCTTTCTTTGGACTAGAACAAATATctctgaacaaatatatatatatatagatatatatatgggaTTTTGACCTTCTGTTTGGTAGAGTTTCAGAGATGTCATTTTTCTATAGCTGCCCCAATTTTAACTCTCTTATCATTCCAGTTGATattgttttactttttcaagtTAGGTAGTCACGTGAATTCTGAAAAtagattttccaaaaaaaaaaaaaaaaaaaaaagatctttGCTGTCTTTGCGCTCTGGGCTTTGAGATTTTAGTGGTGAACCAACAGTTGGGCCCCATCAAacctttttttcaatttcttttatccATTTTCAGTGGTTTATTTGTAAGAAAAATCATGGGCCTCTAGTTCTGGCTTTGGGGCTTCCGCTTAGTTCTGAAATCAAAGCCCaatcctccttttttttttttgtttcgtgGGCCCTTTTGAGAAGTGGGCAGACGTGTGGTTgctttttggcccaaacagCTCCGacaggaaaacaaaagaagaaaggaagtgCATGGGTGGGCAGCTACGGCAACCACCACCATGGCCACTGCAGACATCGCAACTGCAGCCGTCCCATGCCATCACGATGACTTCTCTCTTCAACATACCTTGGTGCACACGTTGACTTCTCTCTTCGACAAGCAGTACAGTTCTCCAAGATCTTTCTCAAGCtagagagtagagaaaacAAGTTTGCAATTTGAAGAGGAGTGAAAAGAAgccttttatttataaagattGGGCATCCTAGGTCAAGGAGGAATCACAAGCCTATTCCTATTGGGAGCCCAACTccaaaaaaaagtcaaaagtcTGCTTCAATTAGGAGCCCAATTTGCAAAAGAAGTCCAACTCAAAGAAGAAAGCCCAGATGTAGTTGGGAAGCCAGAAAGATATTTTTCATCTCCTCCGTGCCTTACAAACGCCATGTAGAAGCTGGGGGCATTTGTCGGAGCAAATATTCCGGCTTCCAATCACAAGGTGCCACATGGATAAGAAGAATATCTCCTAGGTAAGTAATTGAACCCATTTATTTGGCCAATTAATTGATACCAAAAATGGGGATATTATCTTAAATATAGGATATGATCTTTATATGGGAATATAATCACCAAttaaaagataatatcatcaattttggataatatcatattttgGGGATATTAACATCAATTAGTGATTGGATCctaatcaaatccctaatagATTCAATCTCTACATTTTAGGGAAAGAATATCTTCCTTCCAAATAAGAAGATATTCTTTGAAAAACCCTAGATGGCTAGagccctataaatacatagctACTCCATTGCCGCCGGCTACTATTGAACTAACTTAaacatcggagggcctttggccaacacccctcAGATGTAGTCTTTAACTCATGTTTATTCTACATGAAtcgaagaagaaaaagaaggaaactcAAAAGATGAAGAATCTATACACAAATATTCTCCCGTAAGAAATTTGCGCAAACATAAACCATATATATGATAATCTACGTGGAAAATATAGAAGCGGAGCAGACATTATGATATTGACACTAGTGCCTTGTTAATAACATAGTTTTTGGAAGAAATAATTTTGGAAATTCACATATAGCCAGCATCACCTGAAGATCAAGCTTCGAACATATCATCATCTATCTTTATTATTTACAATTTTATAAAGTAGTACCATATATAACACTTATGAAATTAAGTATAACTGAGGCtaaccaaatatatattagtGATTTTAACGTCCCTCCAAATCCGAATTAGACAAGCCATTTATTGATATAATAAGTTCCAAATTATTTCCACCCACGCCACCCCGGCCGACCACCCttctttttgtgaaaaatGCTGGCTTTGTTGGTATAGGTAATGGCACACCTTCATTGGTCAACATAGATATGACATCTGACATGGTGGGTCGATCGACGGCATTTTCCTCCACGCATAATAGACTAACATGAACGCATCTCAACAATTGATCCGCAACACATGACTCGCCTAGTGTTGGATCCATAAGTTCTAGCCCTGCCCCTTCTTTCCATAGCTCCCATGCCTGATGTAATAAGATCATCAAATTAATTCATTTAGGATATCATAATCTCACACctgaaaattttatcaaacatGGTATATATGTGTTTGACGTACATAACCTACTATACTGATCACACGATCATCATGGTAGAAGCTGCTGTTTTTTCTACCACATATGATTTCTAGCATTAGTACTCCAAAACTGTAGACATCGGATTTTGGGGAGAAAATTCCCTCCATGGCATATTCCGGAGACATGTAACCTCtatttcaaatgaaaaaaaaaaaaaaaattagtacgtataaaatacatgaatgcatgattaaCAACCAaaagtgaaattatatatatgcatgttaATTAAGAATATGTACTGTTTACTTACAATGTCCCAACGATCCTATCAGTATTTGCTTCCAGTTCATTATGGACAAATGCCCTTGCCATACCAAAATCAGAGATTTTAGGGTTCATATTTTCATCAAGTAGTATATTACTAGCTTTTAGATCTCTATGAATTACTCTCAATCTTGAGTATTTGTGAAGGTAAAGCAATCCTTGAGCGATTCCTTCAATTATGCCAAAACGCGCCTTCCAATCTAGTAACAGGCCTCTGGTTGGATCAGTACCTAAAATAGAGTTAGAAGGATGAGTAATATATATCACAATACTTACGTACTTCAGAATAAATAACAAATAGATGTTTGTGTATAAGAATAAAGTAATAGTATGTGttctcaaccaaataaaaggTAGTCCAAACTTTTGTTTGGCATATTCTCATATATTAACATCCTCTCTTCGTTATGAATGCAAAATCCAAACAGACGAACAAGATTCGTATGTTGAAGTTCAGATATGAGTATCAATTCATTCTTAAACTCAGAGGTTCCTTGCCCCGAACATCTTGAAAGCGTTTTCACCGCTATTTCTTGTCCTGATTCCAGTTTTCCCTGAATTAATGGTACAAAAATATATCAGGTATTTCTTGGAAATCGATATAAAAATGCTTTCAATAATAATCATAGACTTACCTTATAAACAGGTCCAAATCCCCCCTCACCAAGCTTGTTTTCAATGGAGAAGTTGTCAGTGGCAGCCATGACAGATGCATAGCTAAATACTCTTAAATCATGTTCCATCACTCCATCATTTGGAAGCCCGTTGACATTAGTGTCCGTCAAGTCGACCAATACATTCTCAATCACTGTCCCTTTTTGTTTGTCAGAGATGAGAATCATTCTATCAATATTATGTTTCAAGGTTAATATATGTACATGTTCTGTATAAACGGCTGCACATTAAGTTTAAAGAATTTATACCGGAACGTAgtaattttcttctccttcgtAAATAGCACACGATCCAAAGCACCGCTACCAATAGAGCAGCAGTACTGCCAGAGCCAATCCATAACCACTTATCATGTGCTGCATCTAGTATCGCAACATTTAATTAGctatatatgtattttgttATGATACAAAATTAGAACACATTTGTTGTCCCTCATCCTAACTTTCAAATTACAGTCTGCCATACAAATgaccacaaaaagaaaagactattgaaaagaaaacaaggaaaaattcTTGCATATATGCATACACACTGTGATTTGTGATAAGAAGGAAGAACTCCTCATTATGTGTAATGAGTCAAGTATTTTTCTGCCTGAAATTCATGTATCTGGAATACTTCGAATTGTTGTGATCACTACTTACATAGAAACCCAAAGTGAACTTCCCGTTCGCAGAAACTAAGAAGCTGGAGTAATCTAGAGTCTTACCTGTTTTAAGTGTGTCCGTGCCTCTTGCACCACAAGCACAAGTACTCCATATTAAGattgagaaaatgatgaaGACAGTTAAGGTGAGACTGCACCTAGCCATGATTCAGTACCGCAGCCACAAGGTGTACTTTCTGATCCAAATAAAGACTAAAAGCCGGCTGAAAAACTCAAATGGGCTTCTGGTGGTGTACTTCTGCAAATTATTCTGACCAAGGTACCTGTGTGCAATGGAAACGATAACCATCGTCTGTAAGACAGGTTTCTATTTCAAATGGAGCACCCTTCATACATATCAGGAGATTTATTgtatcatttaaaaaaaattcatgcaatAATTAAGGGCTCTAAGGTCGCAAGAGATCGCTGCTTAAAAGGATATATGGAATCTAGTATTATTTCTATAGTTTAAGATTcagaacaagaaaagaaaaaaaaaattcaaaagtttTAATATGAAAGTTAAGAGCACTCGTCCATTGTAATTCAGACTTATACTGTTGTATATATAAACGACATCAACTTCATTTTGAACAGTATCATGGCAATAATTGCACAGTTAGGGTTAGAAGACTTGATTGTTTGGTTGTTTCAATAACCCCACAAAGAAAACTGAGGAACTTTGCCCAGCCAAGTGTATGGACGTTGACAGCTTTTCTGAGAAAGGTCAAGCCTTAAGAATGTTACatacaaaaatcaaatagaaGCATGCAaaccaaaatctgaaaacttGAGAAGGGTCTGTGAGCCTCAAATGATTCAAATGAACCTACCTTACCTTAAAGCATATGCATGGGAGTTCTGTACAATTACTGTTTGAGGCTCTGAAAGCAAATTAATGAACCTCTAACAAAGAGGGAAAACGATGAGATTTATTGTAATTAGTCTCTAATTGGATGGGATT of Prunus dulcis chromosome 4, ALMONDv2, whole genome shotgun sequence contains these proteins:
- the LOC117625311 gene encoding G-type lectin S-receptor-like serine/threonine-protein kinase CES101, yielding MILISDKQKGTVIENVLVDLTDTNVNGLPNDGVMEHDLRVFSYASVMAATDNFSIENKLGEGGFGPVYKGKLESGQEIAVKTLSRCSGQGTSEFKNELILISELQHTNLVRLFGFCIHNEERMLIYENMPNKSLDYLLFGTDPTRGLLLDWKARFGIIEGIAQGLLYLHKYSRLRVIHRDLKASNILLDENMNPKISDFGMARAFVHNELEANTDRIVGTLGYMSPEYAMEGIFSPKSDVYSFGVLMLEIICGRKNSSFYHDDRVISIVGYAWELWKEGAGLELMDPTLGESCVADQLLRCVHVSLLCVEENAVDRPTMSDVISMLTNEGVPLPIPTKPAFFTKRRVVGRGGVGGNNLELIISINGLSNSDLEGR